The genomic window GCGGAATTTCCACTGCCCAGGTGTTGTGGTAAAAAATGGTCGGGGCGACTGGATTTGAACCAGCGACCACTCCCACCCCAAGGGAGTGCGCTACCGGGCTGCGCTACGCCCCGGACTTGAAGGGGATCCCTGCCTTACGGTTTTTTTTGGATCCTGAAGAGTTTTAAATCCCGGTTTTTTATCTATCGCCATTCAATCCCTATTTTTTTTTCTAGGTGGAATTAATTATCCTTTGGCCCAAGGGTTTGCAGGATGTCTTCAAGCTCTAATTTGATCCGGTTTATGATTTTGGAGTTTCCTTTTTTTTCCTGATCTTCTTTCTTGGGCTGTCGTTCTTCATTGATTTTCTTTTTTGCACCAGCAATGGTAAATCCTTCTTCGTACAACATTTTTTTGATTCGCAGGATGACCTGAATATCCCGGTCTATATAAACCCGCTGGCCTCCCCGATTTTTTCGGGGGTGGAGGGTTGAGAATTCCGCTTCCCAAAACCTTAAAACATAGGGTTCCAGACCGGTGATATGACTTACCTCGCCGATCTTAAAGAAAACCTTTTCGGTTTGTGTTTTTCCTTCGTGTATGAGCATCTCTTGAATTGAATCCAAGATCCGATCAGTGAATTCCGATAAAAACCACAAGGTTCAGGTTCATCGCCACTGTATTAGGTCCACCCGTTTGCCTTTTTCTTTCCAGCGGATTGGACCTTAGCTTCTCTTTTTCCCGTATGGAGATGAACCCATTAGGGTAGAGGTAAACCCGATCCATAACACACGTTCCGATAAACGGGAAAAGGAACTTACGGGTTTACAAATTTTTTAAAGACCTGGCTTGGCCGGAAGGTAACGACTTTTCGGGGCGTAATTCCGATTTCTTCCCCCGTCTTCGGATTCCTTCCTTTTCTGGCTCTTTTCTTTCTTACTACGAAATTTCCAAAACCAGCTATCTTTACAGTCTCACCCTGTTGGAGTACCGATTTGATCGTATTGAGTATGATCTCAACAATATCTGCGGCTTCTTTTTTCGATATTCCCACTTTCTCATATACGTCATTTGCAATATCGGATTTCCTCATCCTTTCCTCCCGGTGGAATCGGTCTCAAAGCAAGAAATTGGGTTTAAAATACAATAGGTTGTCATTAATGTCAAGCAGTTTTAGAATCGCTGCTAAAGGTAACCTTCTAGGATTCTTCTTTTAGAAGTTTATATTCAATACTGTCTACCAAAGCCTGCCAGCTGGCTTCAATAATGTTTTCCGATACCCCCA from Nitrospiria bacterium includes these protein-coding regions:
- a CDS encoding MerR family transcriptional regulator, whose protein sequence is MLIHEGKTQTEKVFFKIGEVSHITGLEPYVLRFWEAEFSTLHPRKNRGGQRVYIDRDIQVILRIKKMLYEEGFTIAGAKKKINEERQPKKEDQEKKGNSKIINRIKLELEDILQTLGPKDN
- a CDS encoding integration host factor subunit alpha → MRKSDIANDVYEKVGISKKEAADIVEIILNTIKSVLQQGETVKIAGFGNFVVRKKRARKGRNPKTGEEIGITPRKVVTFRPSQVFKKFVNP